Part of the Streptomyces europaeiscabiei genome is shown below.
GATCACGCCGGGCGCGACCGCGTTGACACGGATGCCGTCCGGGCCGAGTTCCTTCGCGAGTCCCGTCGTCAGCGCGTCGACCGCGGCCTTGGTCGCCGCGTAGTGGACGTACTCGCCGGGGCTGCCCAGCGTGGCCGCCGCCGAGGACACGTTCACGATGACGCCGCTTCCGCGGGCCGCCATCACCTCGGCCGCCCGACGCGAACACAGCAGCACGCCGAGGAGGTTGACCTCGACCACCCGGCGGAGCACATCAGTGTCGGCGTCCACCAGCCTCCCGAACGGGCCCGTCACCCCGGCGTTGTTGACCAGCCCCGTCACCGGCCCGAGCCGGTCCGCCGCCGTCTCGAACAGCCGGTCCACGTCGGCCTCCACCGAGGTGTCCGCCCTGACCGTGACACAGCGCGCCCCGTTCGCCCGTACTCCCGTCGCGATCCACTCGGCGGCCGCCCCGTCGTTCACGTACCCCACGACCACGTCGTGACCGTCCGACGCGAGCCGCAGGCAGGTCGCGGCACCGATCCCCCGGCTCCCACCCGTGACCACCGTGACCGGACGTGACATCCCGACCTCCCTGACAGCGAACATGACGCACCCGGTGTGCGGCCACGACGAACTCGGCGATCGATCATCCTACGATCGCAGCCCGGTCGGCGCATCACGTCGAGGGCAACCATTCCGGCCCCGGCGGCAACCCATGAGTGGGAAGCTCCTTCCACACGAGCCCCACACGAATCACGCTTTCTCCAGGATCACGTTTTCTCCAGGATCACTCCGTTTCCGAACCACGCACGCACCCGAACCACGCACGCACCCGAACCACGCACGCACCCGAACCACGCACGGACCCGAACCACGCACGGACCCGAAGGACTTGAACGTGGCAGCCCGTTCCCACCGCTCCTCCCGCCGGCCCAAGCGGCGCACCGCCCTCATATCCGTCGCCGCTGTGGCGGCCGTCGGGCTCGCCGCGTCGCTCGTCATCGCCTTCGGCCCCGACCGCGAGACAGGCGCCGAAGCCGCAGGGAAGGTCGGGGCCGCCCCCGCCGCGACCACTCCCCGGGCGACCGGAGCGTCCTCCGGGGCACCGGAGCGGAAGCCCTCCGCCACACCCTCGAAGTCCCCGTCCCCGTCGGCCTCGACGACCACTCCGTCGGCGACCCCGACCACCGGGTCCACCCGGCCGTCGCCCGCCGTCACCCGGCAGGCCGGGTCCGCCTCGGCACAGCTGGCGGGGCGGATCCGGCCCGGGGTCGAACGCGAAGGAGTCGCCACCTTCTACGACGCCGGTACGGGCGAGGGCGGCGCCTGCTCGTACGGCCCGAGCGACGACGTGATGACCGCGGCGATGAACACCACCGACTACGAGGTCTCCAAGGCCTGCGGGGCGTACGTGCGCGTCCGCGCGGCGGGCGGCGCCGCCGTGACGGTCCGGATCACCAACGAGTGCCCGGCGCCCTGCAAGCCCGGCCAGCTCGACCTCAGCGCACAGGCCTTCGCCAAGCTCGCCGCCCCCTCAAGCGGCCAGATCCCGATCACCTGGAGTCTGCTGAGCCCTGGCACGTCCGGCCCTCTGTCGATCCGGTACAAGACCGGGTCCAGCCAGTACTGGTGCGGCATCCAGGTGATCGGGCACCGGAACCCGGTGGCACGGCTGGAGGTCCGCGACGGCGGCGGCTGGGCCCGACTGCCCCGTACCGAGTACAACTACTTCCTCTCCGAGCAGGGCGGCGGGTGCGGCGGCGCGCTCAGGATCACCGACATCTACGGGGAACGGCTGACCGTCGACGGCATCGCGGTGCGGCCGGACGTCGTACAGGCGACCGGGGTGCAGTTCACCGCGCGCTGACCGCACCCCCCGTCCGGCCCCGCCCGTCCGAGCCGCCGAGAACAGCTCGCGAAGCCGATCGGCCGGATAGAGCAAGCTCGCGCGCGCGTGAGCGTGGTCCGGCCAATGCTGAGGGTGCCCTGCCCGCCGATCTTCCCGGGACCCTCATGCCACTCACGCCTGCGTCCGCTTCCCGCTCGCACACCCGTACCCGTACCAGCACCGGCCCTCGTTCCCGCCTCCGTCTCCGTCTCCGCCTGTCGCTCGTCGCCCTGCTCGGGGCGTCCTGCCTGGGTGGCCTGCTCCTCGCCCCGGCGGCGGGCGCCGCCTCCGACACCGACTCAGGACCCGGACCCGGACCCGGACCCGGCGGCGGCGGGAGCGAGCGTGCCCT
Proteins encoded:
- a CDS encoding expansin EXLX1 family cellulose-binding protein, translated to MAARSHRSSRRPKRRTALISVAAVAAVGLAASLVIAFGPDRETGAEAAGKVGAAPAATTPRATGASSGAPERKPSATPSKSPSPSASTTTPSATPTTGSTRPSPAVTRQAGSASAQLAGRIRPGVEREGVATFYDAGTGEGGACSYGPSDDVMTAAMNTTDYEVSKACGAYVRVRAAGGAAVTVRITNECPAPCKPGQLDLSAQAFAKLAAPSSGQIPITWSLLSPGTSGPLSIRYKTGSSQYWCGIQVIGHRNPVARLEVRDGGGWARLPRTEYNYFLSEQGGGCGGALRITDIYGERLTVDGIAVRPDVVQATGVQFTAR
- a CDS encoding SDR family NAD(P)-dependent oxidoreductase, with protein sequence MSRPVTVVTGGSRGIGAATCLRLASDGHDVVVGYVNDGAAAEWIATGVRANGARCVTVRADTSVEADVDRLFETAADRLGPVTGLVNNAGVTGPFGRLVDADTDVLRRVVEVNLLGVLLCSRRAAEVMAARGSGVIVNVSSAAATLGSPGEYVHYAATKAAVDALTTGLAKELGPDGIRVNAVAPGVIDTEIHARMGDPERPDRIAASIPLRRPGRADEIASAIAWLMSPEASYTTGAVLRVSGGR